A window of Fimbriimonadaceae bacterium contains these coding sequences:
- a CDS encoding PilZ domain-containing protein — protein MNDNAHSDLRHYARFEFMECALLYQEGREEPYRAMLVDIGLGGVQLRSKDQLPVSEICMLEIGQDGGTPLSLRGQVRYCRPVKDSDLYTSGFKFAPDSHEQRVLIAEYVHGVFQRQGEILAG, from the coding sequence TTGAACGACAACGCACATTCGGACCTGAGACACTACGCGCGCTTTGAATTCATGGAGTGCGCCCTGCTCTACCAAGAGGGTCGCGAGGAACCGTACCGCGCCATGTTGGTGGACATCGGGCTCGGCGGCGTCCAGCTTCGTTCGAAGGACCAGTTGCCCGTGAGCGAGATCTGCATGCTCGAGATCGGACAGGACGGCGGCACACCGCTCTCCTTGCGCGGCCAGGTGCGGTACTGCCGACCCGTGAAGGACTCCGACCTCTACACGAGCGGATTCAAGTTCGCCCCCGACAGCCACGAACAGCGCGTGCTGATCGCCGAGTACGTCCACGGCGTGTTCCAGCGTCAAGGCGAAATCCTAGCGGGCTAG
- a CDS encoding stalk domain-containing protein codes for MKHCWTKLLAVAGAFAACMVANAFIYDATILIDRALNSPTLTIRYTGASAALAELRVNGVSYGTRTLNSGSSSGETNFTLDLSALNLGDNQVEVRLFDKAGKVVGTERTTISADDGSQSPVFVSAPKMGSTVQGPVEIKVGFGRSIRNMYVSFFIDNQFKSMTNVPPYSYLWDTQRDANGWHELEAWVVDDSSNTLKTKKIRVFVNNPGGRTVRKTEEKVEGTTSENKVLPVAGNPGTIKPTVEPGKAVLGNPGSPKVPTTEPLTSANPVEVKPAAAAGTKPIQVENAIATGAKSLTPTGQRVAAPPAKPVEKVAPKVVPTVPEKVARTAPPVVTSKVATKIDVSSPSTSVATTAKAGVGLLRLAKGDRVPNIGTYAILMDSKYVEFDVQPRVENGIPLAPIRHLLEAADGKVAWENIAKVMTAEANGRTIVVHIGDTVAHINNLPVSMEIAPFLERGRTIVPLSFLRDSLDVEIEFDAKTGHVLITSAPKK; via the coding sequence ATGAAACATTGCTGGACTAAGCTGCTTGCTGTCGCAGGCGCGTTTGCTGCGTGCATGGTGGCCAACGCGTTCATTTACGACGCGACGATTCTGATCGACCGGGCGCTCAACAGCCCGACGTTGACCATTCGGTACACGGGGGCATCGGCGGCCCTTGCCGAGCTCCGCGTCAATGGCGTGAGCTACGGCACGAGGACGCTGAACTCTGGAAGCAGCAGCGGCGAAACGAACTTCACGCTCGACCTGAGCGCCCTGAACCTGGGCGACAACCAAGTCGAGGTGCGGCTGTTCGACAAGGCCGGCAAGGTCGTGGGCACCGAGCGGACGACGATCAGCGCCGACGACGGATCGCAGTCGCCGGTCTTCGTCTCCGCGCCGAAGATGGGCTCCACGGTCCAAGGCCCCGTCGAGATCAAGGTCGGATTCGGTCGGTCCATCCGCAACATGTACGTGAGCTTCTTCATCGACAACCAGTTCAAGTCGATGACGAACGTGCCGCCTTACAGCTATTTGTGGGACACCCAGCGGGACGCCAACGGCTGGCACGAGCTCGAGGCTTGGGTCGTGGACGATTCCAGCAATACGCTCAAGACCAAGAAGATCCGCGTCTTCGTGAACAATCCCGGCGGCCGCACGGTCCGCAAGACCGAGGAGAAGGTCGAAGGCACGACCTCCGAAAACAAGGTCCTCCCCGTCGCCGGCAATCCGGGGACGATCAAACCCACCGTCGAACCGGGCAAGGCCGTGCTCGGCAATCCAGGATCGCCCAAGGTGCCGACCACCGAGCCCCTCACGAGCGCGAACCCCGTCGAAGTCAAGCCGGCAGCGGCCGCGGGCACCAAACCCATCCAGGTCGAAAACGCCATCGCGACCGGGGCGAAGAGCCTCACCCCAACGGGCCAGCGCGTGGCCGCTCCTCCAGCGAAACCGGTCGAGAAAGTTGCGCCCAAGGTCGTGCCGACGGTCCCCGAGAAGGTGGCCCGGACGGCCCCGCCGGTCGTGACATCCAAAGTCGCGACCAAGATCGATGTGAGTTCCCCGAGCACGTCGGTCGCCACGACGGCCAAGGCCGGGGTCGGCCTCCTTCGACTCGCCAAGGGTGATCGGGTGCCCAACATCGGCACCTACGCAATTCTGATGGACTCGAAGTACGTCGAGTTCGACGTGCAGCCGCGCGTCGAGAACGGCATCCCCCTCGCTCCGATCCGCCACCTCCTCGAGGCCGCGGACGGCAAGGTCGCCTGGGAGAACATCGCCAAGGTGATGACCGCCGAAGCGAACGGCCGCACGATCGTCGTCCACATCGGCGACACGGTCGCGCACATCAACAACCTGCCGGTCAGCATGGAGATCGCGCCGTTCCTCGAGCGGGGCCGCACGATCGTTCCCCTGAGCTTCCTTCGCGACAGCCTGGACGTCGAGATCGAATTCGACGCCAAGACCGGACACGTGCTGATCACTTCCGCTCCCAAGAAGTAG
- a CDS encoding PhoPQ-activated pathogenicity-related family protein: MAARTMFTGLLIAFALTQVPTELQNYLALPAPEFRWTVVRRDGDRTDLSVLSHAWHGHTMRHGVSVLRPSKDDHPGVAMLIVTGGDVNEKDVAEARTLARESGMVVATVFDIPNQPLFGEREDGLIATTFVKFLETGDATWPLLFPMVKGTLHAMDAVEQWSETGRPALRKFVVTGASKRGWTSWLVGASGDPRVIGIAPEVYDNLDILPQMKHQVEAFGGYSERIGDYTSKDLIATLETEAGQKLARMVDPLSYVSKISIPVLLVTGTNDPYWPADAMSLYWNKLPMPKWARILPNNGHTFQDKDLEHAALAAFARSCAGEFAMPSVAWDLKIDGEAAVASFDVDGQGMVACRIWTAGSASQDFRASVWKEAAKVQVDPPSTESGKSRPAIRFVLPAEPWKAILAEVSYRRAGRTFSVCLPVRVVGPGA; encoded by the coding sequence GTGGCCGCAAGAACGATGTTCACAGGCCTCTTGATCGCTTTCGCCCTGACGCAGGTGCCGACCGAATTGCAGAACTACCTCGCGCTTCCCGCCCCCGAGTTTCGATGGACGGTCGTGCGCCGCGACGGCGACCGGACGGATCTCTCCGTGCTGTCGCATGCGTGGCATGGCCACACGATGCGCCACGGCGTGAGCGTCCTCCGTCCTTCGAAGGACGACCACCCGGGCGTGGCGATGCTGATCGTGACCGGGGGAGACGTCAACGAGAAGGACGTTGCGGAGGCGCGGACCCTCGCCCGGGAATCGGGCATGGTCGTCGCCACGGTGTTCGATATTCCCAACCAGCCCCTGTTTGGCGAACGCGAGGACGGCCTCATCGCGACGACGTTCGTCAAGTTCCTGGAGACGGGCGATGCCACGTGGCCGCTGCTGTTCCCGATGGTCAAGGGCACCCTCCACGCGATGGATGCAGTGGAGCAGTGGAGCGAAACCGGCCGGCCGGCGCTTCGCAAGTTCGTTGTGACCGGGGCGAGCAAACGCGGTTGGACGAGCTGGCTGGTCGGCGCCAGCGGCGATCCGCGCGTGATCGGGATCGCGCCGGAGGTGTACGACAACCTCGACATCCTGCCTCAGATGAAGCACCAGGTCGAGGCGTTCGGCGGCTATTCGGAGCGGATCGGCGACTACACGAGCAAGGATCTGATCGCAACGCTGGAAACCGAGGCGGGTCAGAAGCTGGCCCGCATGGTGGATCCGTTGAGTTACGTCTCGAAGATCTCGATTCCCGTCCTTCTGGTGACGGGCACGAACGACCCCTATTGGCCGGCCGATGCGATGAGCCTCTACTGGAACAAGTTGCCGATGCCGAAGTGGGCGCGCATCTTGCCCAACAACGGCCACACGTTCCAAGACAAAGATTTGGAGCACGCCGCGCTCGCCGCGTTCGCCCGCTCCTGCGCAGGCGAGTTCGCGATGCCCTCCGTGGCCTGGGACCTGAAGATCGACGGCGAGGCTGCGGTGGCCTCGTTCGACGTGGACGGCCAGGGGATGGTGGCGTGCCGGATCTGGACGGCGGGCAGCGCGTCGCAGGACTTCCGCGCTTCGGTCTGGAAGGAGGCCGCAAAGGTCCAAGTCGACCCTCCGTCGACCGAGTCGGGCAAGAGCCGCCCCGCGATCCGCTTCGTGCTGCCCGCCGAGCCCTGGAAGGCGATCCTCGCCGAGGTTTCCTACCGGCGGGCCGGGCGGACGTTCAGCGTGTGCCTGCCGGTCCGGGTGGTCGGGCCGGGGGCTTAG
- the queF gene encoding preQ(1) synthase translates to MVETFPNPAPQRDYRITHVCPEFTSVCPKTGQPDFATITLEYVPDALCLELKALKLYYYGFRNEGIFYEAVVNRILDELGAACSPRWMRVTGEFNVRGGIGSTVVAETGAPPAR, encoded by the coding sequence ATGGTCGAGACCTTCCCCAACCCGGCGCCGCAGCGGGACTACCGCATCACGCACGTCTGCCCCGAGTTCACCAGCGTCTGCCCCAAAACGGGCCAGCCGGATTTCGCCACGATCACCCTTGAGTACGTCCCCGACGCCCTGTGCCTCGAACTCAAGGCCCTCAAGCTGTACTACTACGGGTTCCGGAACGAGGGGATCTTCTACGAAGCCGTGGTCAACCGCATCCTCGACGAGCTGGGCGCCGCGTGCTCGCCCAGGTGGATGCGGGTCACAGGGGAGTTCAACGTGCGGGGCGGGATCGGGTCCACCGTGGTCGCCGAGACCGGCGCACCCCCCGCGCGCTAG